The following proteins are encoded in a genomic region of Hoeflea phototrophica DFL-43:
- a CDS encoding response regulator transcription factor, producing the protein MPEGFEPPGQTPRTDAMKILIIEDDLETAAYLSRAFREAGITVDHASDGDSGFFLASENTYDALVVDRMLPKRDGLSIISELRRNGDDTPALILSALGQVDDRVTGLRAGGDDYLTKPYAFSELLARIEILGRRKGARDQETTYRVGDLELDRLSHEVRRAGQPIPLQPREYRLLEYLMKNAGQVVTRTMLLEHVWDYHFDPQTNVIDVHISRLRSKIEKDFGEPLLKTVRGAGYMMKAGG; encoded by the coding sequence ATGCCCGAAGGGTTCGAGCCGCCAGGACAGACGCCCAGGACAGACGCCATGAAAATACTCATCATCGAAGACGATCTGGAAACCGCCGCCTATCTTTCCCGTGCGTTTCGCGAAGCCGGGATCACGGTGGATCATGCAAGCGACGGCGATTCCGGTTTCTTTCTGGCCTCCGAAAACACCTATGACGCACTGGTGGTGGACCGCATGCTGCCCAAGCGTGATGGTCTTTCAATCATCAGCGAGCTGCGCCGCAATGGCGACGACACCCCGGCGCTGATCCTCTCGGCACTTGGCCAGGTCGACGACCGGGTGACCGGGCTTCGCGCCGGCGGCGACGATTACCTCACCAAGCCCTATGCATTTTCCGAGCTTTTGGCCCGCATCGAAATCCTCGGACGCCGCAAGGGTGCACGCGATCAGGAAACCACCTACCGGGTGGGCGATCTCGAACTCGACCGGTTGAGCCATGAGGTGCGCCGCGCGGGCCAGCCGATCCCGCTGCAGCCGCGCGAATACCGCCTGCTTGAATATCTGATGAAAAATGCAGGGCAGGTGGTCACCCGCACCATGCTGCTCGAGCATGTCTGGGATTATCATTTCGACCCGCAGACCAATGTCATCGATGTCCATATCTCCAGGCTTCGCTCGAAGATCGAAAAGGATTTCGGTGAGCCGCTGCTCAAAACCGTGCGCGGCGCCGGCTATATGATGAAGGCCGGTGGATGA
- a CDS encoding cytochrome c-type biogenesis protein, whose product MARLLALVLLAFALASPAAAVNPDEVLDDPALEERARALSLDLRCLVCQNQSIDDSNAELARDLRLLVRERLVAGDSDEAVIDYVVSRYGEFVLLTPRFSAQTLLLWGAPMLLLLAGIVVMLINARGRASAVTAPGQRLSEAEQAELAKVLEDRDRKG is encoded by the coding sequence ATGGCCCGGTTGCTGGCGCTGGTTCTGCTTGCATTCGCCTTGGCCTCGCCGGCGGCGGCGGTCAATCCCGACGAGGTGCTGGACGATCCGGCCCTTGAAGAACGGGCGAGGGCGCTGTCGCTGGATCTGCGCTGCCTGGTCTGCCAGAATCAGTCGATCGACGATTCCAATGCCGAACTGGCCCGGGATCTCAGGCTGCTGGTGCGGGAACGGCTGGTGGCGGGTGACAGCGATGAAGCTGTGATCGATTATGTCGTCTCGCGTTACGGTGAGTTCGTTCTGCTCACGCCGCGCTTCTCCGCCCAGACGCTTTTGCTTTGGGGCGCACCAATGCTTCTTCTGCTGGCCGGCATCGTCGTCATGCTGATCAATGCGCGTGGCCGCGCCAGTGCCGTGACAGCGCCCGGTCAGCGCTTGAGTGAGGCCGAACAGGCCGAACTCGCAAAAGTGTTGGAAGACCGTGATCGCAAGGGCTGA
- a CDS encoding RT0821/Lpp0805 family surface protein yields MMVNLVTSSAKLASAAVVLVMVSGCAQTSGVRPLSFGPVASPELNSTRPAGSDAILEALNGGILPQEAASTLSRAERLRAMEAEYQALEKTPGGQSVAWASPVGGASGEVKAGTPYQVGQQNCRQYTHSAQINGATVTGRGAACRNADGSWTPLS; encoded by the coding sequence ATGATGGTCAATCTGGTGACGAGTTCGGCGAAACTGGCAAGTGCGGCAGTGGTACTGGTCATGGTTTCGGGATGTGCCCAGACCTCGGGCGTCAGGCCACTCTCGTTCGGCCCGGTGGCATCGCCTGAATTGAACAGCACCCGGCCTGCCGGAAGTGACGCGATTCTGGAGGCACTCAATGGCGGTATTCTGCCACAGGAGGCTGCGTCAACGCTGTCACGAGCTGAGCGGCTCAGGGCCATGGAAGCCGAATATCAGGCGCTTGAGAAAACGCCGGGTGGTCAGTCGGTCGCATGGGCCAGCCCGGTTGGAGGAGCTTCCGGTGAGGTGAAGGCCGGCACGCCCTATCAGGTCGGTCAGCAGAATTGCCGTCAATACACCCACAGCGCCCAGATCAATGGAGCGACTGTCACGGGCCGGGGTGCGGCTTGCCGCAATGCCGATGGCAGCTGGACGCCGTTGAGCTAG
- a CDS encoding heme lyase CcmF/NrfE family subunit: MITEIGHFALILALATALVQSVAPVVGARRRDAALMAIGPMAALTSLMLVAISFFALTHAYVVSDFSVQNVVENSHSLKPMLYKITGVWGNHEGSMLLWILILVLFSGLVALFGRNLPDTLKANVLGVQAWITVAFLLFVLLTSNPFLRLDPAPAEGNDLNPILQDIGLAIHPPLLYLGYVGFSISFSFAIAALIEGRIDAAWARWVRPWTLAAWVFLTAGISMGSYWAYYELGWGGWWFWDPVENASFMPWLVGTALLHSALVMEKREALKIWTVLLAILTFSFSLLGTFLVRSGVLTSVHAFATDPSRGVFILGILVVFIGGALALFGLRAASLKAGGMFAPISREGALVLNNLFLTTAAATVLIGTLYPLLLESVTGTKISVGPPFFNLTFGPLMIPLLMAVPFGPLLAWKRADLAGAAHRLYFAIGISLLVGLGVVFLQTGAPVLAGLGIALGAFLILGAITDIALRSGIGRVATGVAWSRLVGLPRSAFGTAFAHMGLGVTVIGVVAVSIFSTETVVGMKPGDTVLAGGYEVRFEGIRDYAGPNYTSQSGEFTIMRGDEVVASTASAKRFYAARGMPTTEAGIVTFGASQLYIALGDPEANGGLVVRVWWKSWVTFIWYGTVLMMIGGVLSLSDRRLRIGAPNRAKSAKAGKQKAGVAA; encoded by the coding sequence ATGATCACTGAAATCGGCCATTTCGCACTCATCCTCGCATTGGCGACGGCGCTCGTGCAATCGGTCGCCCCGGTGGTCGGCGCGCGCCGCCGCGACGCCGCACTGATGGCGATCGGCCCGATGGCGGCACTGACCTCTCTGATGCTGGTGGCGATCTCGTTCTTTGCGCTGACCCACGCCTATGTGGTGTCTGATTTCTCGGTCCAGAACGTTGTCGAGAATTCGCATTCGCTCAAGCCGATGCTCTACAAGATCACTGGCGTGTGGGGCAATCACGAAGGCTCGATGCTGCTGTGGATCCTCATTCTGGTGTTGTTTTCCGGTCTCGTCGCACTGTTCGGCCGCAATCTTCCCGACACGCTCAAGGCCAATGTGCTTGGGGTTCAGGCCTGGATCACAGTGGCGTTTCTGCTGTTCGTTCTTCTCACCTCGAACCCGTTCCTTCGCCTTGATCCGGCGCCTGCGGAAGGCAATGACCTCAATCCGATCCTCCAGGACATCGGGCTCGCGATCCATCCGCCGCTGCTCTATCTCGGCTATGTCGGATTCTCGATTTCATTCTCTTTCGCAATCGCCGCTTTGATCGAAGGCCGCATCGACGCCGCCTGGGCGCGATGGGTCCGTCCGTGGACGCTTGCCGCCTGGGTGTTCCTGACCGCCGGCATCTCGATGGGCAGCTATTGGGCCTATTACGAGCTCGGCTGGGGCGGCTGGTGGTTCTGGGATCCGGTGGAGAATGCCTCCTTCATGCCCTGGCTGGTCGGCACCGCGCTGTTGCACTCCGCGCTGGTGATGGAAAAACGCGAGGCGCTGAAGATCTGGACCGTGCTGCTCGCCATCCTGACCTTCTCGTTCTCGCTTCTGGGAACCTTCCTGGTGCGCTCGGGCGTGCTGACATCGGTCCACGCCTTTGCCACCGACCCGAGCCGTGGCGTGTTCATCCTCGGGATCCTGGTGGTCTTTATCGGCGGGGCGCTGGCGCTGTTCGGGCTGCGTGCCGCCTCGCTCAAGGCCGGTGGCATGTTCGCGCCGATCTCGCGCGAAGGGGCGCTGGTTCTCAACAATCTGTTTCTGACCACGGCTGCAGCCACCGTGCTGATCGGCACGCTGTATCCGCTGTTGCTTGAATCGGTCACCGGCACCAAGATCTCGGTCGGTCCTCCGTTCTTCAACCTGACCTTCGGGCCTTTGATGATCCCTTTGCTGATGGCTGTGCCATTTGGCCCGCTTCTGGCGTGGAAACGGGCTGACCTGGCGGGGGCCGCGCACCGGCTCTACTTCGCCATCGGAATTTCCCTTCTGGTTGGTCTTGGCGTGGTATTCCTGCAGACCGGCGCACCGGTGCTTGCGGGGCTCGGGATTGCCCTTGGCGCGTTCCTGATCCTTGGCGCGATCACCGATATCGCGCTCCGCTCCGGCATTGGTCGTGTGGCCACGGGAGTTGCCTGGAGCCGCCTTGTTGGTTTGCCACGCTCCGCCTTTGGCACCGCCTTTGCCCATATGGGCCTTGGCGTCACCGTGATTGGCGTTGTTGCCGTCAGCATCTTCTCCACCGAAACAGTGGTCGGCATGAAGCCCGGCGATACCGTGTTGGCTGGCGGCTACGAGGTTCGCTTCGAGGGCATTCGCGACTATGCCGGCCCGAACTACACCTCGCAGTCCGGCGAGTTCACGATCATGCGCGGCGACGAGGTGGTGGCCAGCACGGCCTCGGCCAAGCGGTTCTACGCCGCGCGCGGTATGCCGACGACGGAAGCCGGCATTGTCACTTTCGGTGCAAGCCAGCTTTACATCGCGCTTGGCGATCCCGAGGCCAATGGTGGCCTGGTGGTCCGGGTCTGGTGGAAGTCCTGGGTGACCTTCATCTGGTACGGGACCGTGCTGATGATGATCGGGGGCGTGTTGTCGCTGTCTGACCGCAGGCTGCGGATCGGAGCGCCCAACCGTGCCAAATCCGCCAAGGCCGGCAAGCAGAAAGCCGGGGTTGCCGCATGA
- a CDS encoding response regulator transcription factor, with protein sequence MRILIVEDDKDLNRQLAEALEEQSYVVDRAYDGEEGHFLGDTEPYDAVILDIGLPEMDGVTVLEKWRADGRAMPVLILTARDRWSDKVAGIDAGADDYVTKPFHVEEVLARIRALIRRASGHASSEIVCGPVRLDTAASKASVDGTTLKLTSHEFRLLSYLMHHMDQVVSRTELVEHMYDQDFDRDSNTIEVFVGRLRKKIGVELIETVRGLGYRMTRPENEGAGKSG encoded by the coding sequence ATGCGAATTCTGATTGTCGAGGACGACAAGGATCTCAATCGCCAACTGGCCGAGGCGCTAGAGGAGCAATCCTACGTGGTCGACCGCGCCTATGACGGCGAGGAGGGTCATTTTCTGGGTGACACCGAGCCCTATGATGCGGTGATCCTCGACATCGGCCTGCCGGAAATGGATGGTGTGACGGTGCTCGAAAAATGGCGCGCCGACGGTCGTGCCATGCCGGTCCTGATCCTGACCGCACGCGATCGCTGGAGCGACAAGGTGGCGGGCATCGATGCGGGCGCGGACGACTATGTCACCAAGCCGTTCCATGTCGAGGAAGTGCTGGCGCGCATACGTGCGCTGATCCGGCGGGCGTCAGGTCACGCCAGTTCTGAAATCGTCTGCGGCCCGGTGCGGCTTGACACGGCTGCCTCGAAAGCCAGCGTCGATGGCACCACGCTCAAACTCACCAGCCATGAATTCCGGCTTCTGTCCTATCTGATGCATCACATGGACCAGGTGGTCTCGCGCACCGAACTTGTCGAGCATATGTACGACCAGGATTTTGACAGGGATTCCAACACGATAGAGGTGTTTGTTGGGCGCCTTCGCAAGAAGATCGGAGTGGAACTGATCGAGACCGTGCGGGGGCTAGGCTACCGGATGACCCGGCCCGAAAACGAGGGCGCGGGCAAATCCGGATGA
- a CDS encoding sensor histidine kinase: MTRGSLTARVLLLATLWAVIALVAIAIVISQLYRNGSERAFADLLRAQLNSVINTVSINDNGQLAGRPQLGDLVFDQPGSGWIWLVEPLTDVSGPRLSSVSLGQQDLDVPTLAEVPFDQRYLRYYPASDGFGNQLEVVETEVELDNQGRAARFRVAGNRDVLDDEIAGFSRNLYIALALFGIGSLLVNAVAILYGLRPLDHARQALGRIRAGEADQLDGAFPREIAPLAGEINALIDANRRVVERARMQVGNLAHSLKTPIAVLINEARDMTPAHAKLVRAQAETMQAQVQTYLDRARIAAQRGSVLARTEAAPVIERLVRVMAKLNRDLEFAADIDPQAAVLAMEAQDLEEALGNLIENAAKFARSKVVVRLRLVAARKDGQRAMFRIDVDDDGQGLDEAGMKEAVKRGRRLDESKPGTGLGLSIVNEIASEYQGSFALARAQTGGLSARLTLPGVETEA; this comes from the coding sequence ATGACACGTGGTTCGCTCACCGCGCGGGTGCTGCTGCTGGCCACGCTCTGGGCGGTGATCGCGCTGGTGGCCATCGCCATTGTGATCTCGCAGCTTTATCGCAACGGCTCCGAGCGGGCCTTTGCCGATCTGTTGCGCGCCCAGCTCAACAGCGTCATCAACACGGTGTCCATCAATGATAATGGTCAACTGGCCGGCCGGCCGCAACTCGGCGATCTGGTGTTTGACCAGCCCGGCAGCGGCTGGATTTGGCTGGTGGAGCCGCTGACGGACGTTTCGGGGCCGCGGCTTTCCTCCGTATCGCTTGGCCAGCAAGACCTCGATGTGCCGACGCTTGCCGAGGTTCCCTTCGATCAGCGGTATCTGCGGTACTATCCGGCTTCGGACGGCTTCGGCAATCAGCTAGAAGTGGTCGAGACCGAGGTGGAACTGGACAACCAGGGCCGTGCCGCGCGCTTCCGGGTCGCCGGAAACCGTGATGTGCTGGACGACGAAATCGCAGGCTTTTCCCGCAATCTCTACATCGCGCTGGCGCTCTTCGGCATCGGCAGCCTGCTGGTCAATGCGGTGGCCATTCTCTACGGCTTGAGGCCGCTCGATCATGCCCGGCAGGCCCTGGGCCGGATTCGTGCCGGTGAGGCGGATCAGCTTGATGGTGCCTTCCCGCGCGAGATCGCGCCGCTGGCCGGCGAGATCAACGCGTTGATTGATGCCAACCGGCGGGTTGTCGAGCGGGCCCGCATGCAGGTCGGGAACCTGGCGCATTCGCTCAAGACCCCGATTGCGGTTCTGATCAACGAGGCACGGGACATGACCCCGGCCCATGCCAAACTGGTGCGCGCCCAGGCTGAAACCATGCAGGCCCAGGTGCAGACCTATCTCGACCGTGCCCGCATCGCCGCCCAGCGCGGCAGCGTGCTTGCCCGCACCGAAGCGGCGCCGGTCATCGAGCGGCTGGTCCGGGTGATGGCCAAGCTGAACCGGGATTTGGAGTTCGCAGCCGATATCGATCCGCAGGCAGCGGTGCTTGCGATGGAAGCTCAGGACCTCGAGGAAGCACTGGGAAATCTGATTGAGAACGCCGCCAAGTTCGCCCGCAGCAAGGTTGTGGTGCGATTGCGGCTGGTGGCTGCTCGGAAGGATGGGCAGCGGGCAATGTTCCGGATCGATGTCGATGATGACGGGCAGGGGCTTGATGAGGCCGGAATGAAGGAAGCGGTCAAACGTGGCCGGCGGCTTGACGAGTCCAAGCCCGGCACCGGACTTGGTCTGTCGATCGTCAACGAGATTGCAAGTGAATATCAGGGCAGCTTTGCGCTGGCGCGCGCGCAAACAGGTGGCTTGTCGGCCCGGCTGACGCTGCCGGGCGTGGAGACCGAGGCGTGA
- the ccmI gene encoding c-type cytochrome biogenesis protein CcmI, with the protein MLFWVIAAVLTAIVTLALLGPVARARSAASEAPARHDMEVYRDQLAEVDRDLADGLVDEAQAEVARTEISRRLLAASRKSEAEDAEDTQSSNRSLRQIAVYAVAIFMPLTAVTAYLELGRPDLPQLPLAARLQSEPENTDIAMLVARAEQHLAQNPEDGRGWAVLGPIYMRTGRFAESAEAFRKSIALLGPSPARLASLGEALFSASGGIVTEEAMLAFQTARELDPNDPRPQFFLAVGMVQAGKRDEARAAFTAMMETAPEGAPWIAAVESQIAALDTPSGPLSGPVTGAGALAPGNPSAADIAAAQDMSPEDRQAMIGSMVESLEARLADNPDNIEGWLRLVRSHMVMGNRDRAQAALDRAFAAFSNASTETQALTGAARELGLVASSTLGGVPVASASPAEDAASANQPEGTTTPFILEGVSPETSAAPAGPTQDDVAAAAAMSDQDRDAMIRGMVASLDARLADNPNNIEGWLRLVRSYAVLGDEAAAGSALKRASATFPGATAEGQALAALAAQLGLETELEGQ; encoded by the coding sequence ATGTTGTTTTGGGTAATCGCCGCCGTCCTGACCGCTATCGTCACCCTGGCTCTGCTTGGGCCTGTGGCGCGTGCCCGCTCTGCCGCGTCGGAGGCGCCTGCACGTCACGACATGGAAGTCTACCGCGATCAGTTGGCCGAGGTCGATCGTGATCTGGCTGATGGCCTCGTCGACGAGGCGCAGGCGGAAGTGGCACGGACCGAAATTTCCCGGCGCCTGCTGGCCGCTTCGCGCAAGAGCGAAGCCGAAGATGCGGAAGATACCCAGTCGTCGAACCGCAGCCTGCGGCAGATCGCTGTCTATGCCGTTGCGATCTTCATGCCGCTGACTGCGGTCACGGCTTACCTTGAGCTGGGCCGTCCGGACCTGCCGCAATTGCCGCTCGCCGCCCGTTTGCAGTCCGAGCCGGAAAACACCGACATTGCAATGCTTGTGGCCCGCGCCGAGCAACATCTTGCCCAAAACCCCGAAGATGGCCGCGGATGGGCCGTGCTCGGGCCGATCTACATGCGCACCGGCCGTTTCGCCGAATCGGCTGAGGCATTCCGCAAGTCCATCGCGCTGCTCGGACCGTCACCGGCCCGTCTTGCAAGTCTCGGCGAAGCTCTTTTTTCCGCATCCGGCGGGATCGTCACGGAAGAGGCGATGCTGGCATTCCAGACCGCACGCGAACTCGATCCAAACGACCCGCGGCCGCAGTTCTTCCTGGCCGTCGGAATGGTGCAGGCGGGCAAGCGTGATGAAGCCCGTGCCGCCTTCACCGCCATGATGGAAACGGCGCCGGAAGGCGCGCCCTGGATCGCAGCCGTTGAAAGCCAGATCGCTGCATTGGATACGCCGTCCGGGCCGCTTTCAGGTCCCGTAACCGGTGCAGGAGCCTTGGCCCCCGGCAATCCATCGGCCGCCGATATCGCCGCAGCACAGGATATGAGCCCCGAGGATCGTCAGGCGATGATCGGCTCGATGGTCGAGAGCCTCGAGGCCCGCCTTGCCGACAACCCGGACAACATCGAAGGCTGGTTGCGGCTGGTCCGCTCGCACATGGTCATGGGCAATCGGGACCGGGCGCAAGCAGCGCTTGACCGGGCCTTTGCCGCATTTTCCAACGCAAGCACGGAAACCCAGGCACTGACCGGCGCTGCAAGAGAATTGGGGCTGGTCGCCAGTTCGACGCTCGGCGGGGTGCCAGTGGCCTCCGCAAGCCCTGCCGAAGATGCGGCATCCGCAAACCAGCCCGAGGGCACCACAACGCCCTTCATTCTCGAGGGCGTCAGCCCTGAAACAAGCGCAGCGCCAGCGGGACCGACCCAGGACGATGTTGCCGCGGCCGCAGCCATGTCGGACCAGGACAGAGACGCCATGATCCGCGGCATGGTGGCTTCGCTTGACGCAAGGCTCGCCGATAATCCCAACAACATCGAAGGCTGGTTGCGTCTGGTACGCTCCTATGCCGTACTTGGGGATGAGGCTGCCGCCGGATCGGCGCTCAAGCGTGCAAGCGCCACATTCCCGGGCGCGACCGCCGAAGGACAGGCGCTGGCCGCACTGGCCGCGCAGCTGGGACTTGAAACAGAGTTGGAAGGCCAATGA
- a CDS encoding bifunctional alpha/beta hydrolase/OsmC family protein: MTAHTIRAEFDGHSGAKLAARLDLPAGTIRAWALFAHCFTCSKDTLAARRISGALASAGIAVMRFDFTGLGSSDGEFSSTNFSSNVDDLRSAAQWLEKHYSAPEILVGHSLGGAAVLAVAKDLASVKAVVTLGAPAEANHVIHNFGSHVDEITEKGAAEVKLGGRSFTIQRQFVDDLNAVRLADRIATMKKALLVLHAPRDETVGIENAGAIFTAAKHPKSFVSLDGADHLLTNPADANYVASVIASWAARYLPVETPRDEAQPSEDVVVGETGQGKFQVSVQAGPHRFLADEPASVGGSDTGPTPYDLVGAGLGACTAMTLRMYARLKKIDLGLVSIAVRHNKVHMKDCLECTEEERAGNGKIDRFERVITIDGGAPAELADKIVEIANKCPVHRTLEHGAKVTTRIE; the protein is encoded by the coding sequence ATGACAGCACATACGATCCGGGCGGAATTCGATGGCCATTCCGGCGCCAAACTGGCCGCGAGGCTTGATCTGCCGGCGGGAACCATCCGCGCCTGGGCCCTGTTCGCCCATTGCTTCACCTGTTCCAAGGACACGCTTGCCGCCCGCCGTATCTCCGGCGCGCTGGCCAGCGCCGGAATTGCCGTGATGCGCTTTGATTTCACCGGGCTCGGTTCGAGCGACGGCGAATTCTCCTCGACCAACTTCTCCTCCAATGTCGATGATCTTCGCTCCGCCGCGCAATGGCTGGAGAAGCATTACAGCGCACCGGAAATTCTTGTCGGCCACTCGCTTGGCGGCGCTGCGGTGCTGGCCGTTGCCAAAGATCTTGCCTCGGTGAAAGCCGTCGTCACCCTGGGCGCACCGGCTGAAGCAAACCATGTGATCCACAATTTCGGCTCACATGTCGACGAGATCACCGAGAAGGGTGCCGCCGAAGTCAAGCTGGGCGGGCGCAGCTTCACCATCCAGCGCCAGTTTGTCGATGATCTCAATGCCGTCCGTCTGGCGGACCGCATCGCCACGATGAAGAAAGCGCTTCTGGTTCTGCATGCGCCGCGCGACGAGACGGTGGGCATTGAGAACGCCGGGGCGATCTTCACCGCCGCCAAACACCCCAAGAGCTTCGTGTCGCTGGATGGGGCAGACCATCTTCTGACAAACCCGGCGGACGCCAATTATGTGGCCAGTGTCATTGCATCCTGGGCCGCGCGCTATCTGCCTGTTGAAACGCCACGCGACGAGGCCCAGCCAAGCGAGGATGTGGTGGTTGGCGAAACCGGGCAGGGCAAGTTCCAGGTCTCCGTTCAGGCCGGGCCACATCGCTTTCTTGCCGATGAACCGGCAAGCGTCGGCGGTTCGGACACCGGTCCCACGCCCTATGATCTGGTCGGAGCCGGTCTCGGCGCCTGCACCGCCATGACTTTGCGCATGTATGCCCGGCTGAAGAAGATCGACCTCGGTCTGGTGAGTATCGCAGTGCGTCACAACAAGGTGCATATGAAGGATTGCCTCGAATGCACAGAAGAGGAGCGCGCCGGCAATGGCAAGATCGACCGCTTCGAGCGGGTGATTACGATCGACGGCGGGGCGCCGGCCGAGCTTGCCGACAAGATCGTCGAGATTGCCAACAAGTGCCCGGTCCACCGAACCCTCGAACATGGTGCAAAGGTTACCACCCGGATCGAGTGA
- a CDS encoding Do family serine endopeptidase — protein MSKSPQAKAPSKKIKGFLTTTAIAGVAAAMLATGVPATITGAFAEPVRVEAPQAPSFADVVEAVSPAVVSVRVQAEVRPVSNDGPFSFDFNGRGFDDLPNDHPMKRFFDEFRRGFGGEPDRRAERDRRGPDGQGRPGRVRPVSQGSGFFISGDGYLVTNNHVIENGATFTVIMDDGSELDAKLIGRDSRTDLAVLKVEEDREFIYVDFADDSKIRVGDWVVAVGNPFGLGGTVTAGIVSARGRDIGAGPYDDFIQVDAAVNRGNSGGPTFNLSGEVIGINTAIFSPSGGNVGIAFAIPASTARTVINDLIDSGSVERGWLGVQIQPVTADIAESLGLAEAQGALITAPQDDAPAAKAGIEAGDVVTAVDGNAVEDPRDLAKKIAAMDPGKTVEITVWRNGKSEAVEVELGSLPTEVAALSTDEETTPSAPQAEATLDSFGLTVVPAETGSGLLITSVAPDSAAEERGLQAGDVIVAVNNQDVANAADVVGIIDDAASNGRKAALFQVENEDRSRFVALPIDQG, from the coding sequence ATGTCGAAATCCCCCCAAGCCAAAGCCCCCAGCAAGAAGATCAAGGGTTTCCTCACCACCACCGCCATTGCCGGTGTCGCTGCTGCAATGCTCGCGACCGGTGTGCCCGCGACCATCACCGGGGCCTTTGCAGAACCTGTCCGCGTTGAAGCCCCGCAGGCCCCGAGCTTTGCCGATGTGGTTGAGGCCGTGTCGCCTGCCGTGGTCTCTGTCCGCGTTCAGGCGGAAGTCCGGCCGGTGTCAAATGACGGGCCGTTCAGTTTCGATTTCAATGGAAGAGGATTTGACGATCTTCCAAACGATCACCCGATGAAGCGGTTCTTCGATGAATTCCGCCGCGGTTTCGGCGGTGAGCCCGACCGCCGTGCTGAGCGCGACCGTCGCGGCCCCGATGGCCAGGGCCGTCCCGGTCGCGTGCGCCCGGTCAGCCAGGGTTCCGGCTTCTTCATTTCCGGGGACGGCTATCTGGTGACCAACAATCACGTCATCGAAAACGGTGCGACCTTCACCGTGATCATGGATGACGGCTCCGAACTCGATGCCAAGCTGATCGGCCGCGACAGCCGCACCGACCTTGCAGTGCTCAAGGTCGAGGAAGATCGCGAGTTCATCTATGTCGACTTCGCCGATGATTCCAAGATTCGTGTTGGTGACTGGGTGGTGGCCGTCGGCAACCCCTTCGGTCTCGGCGGTACGGTGACCGCAGGCATTGTCTCGGCGCGTGGCCGCGACATCGGTGCCGGCCCCTATGATGATTTCATCCAGGTGGACGCTGCGGTGAACCGCGGCAACTCCGGTGGTCCGACCTTCAATCTCTCCGGCGAAGTGATCGGCATCAATACCGCGATCTTCTCGCCCTCGGGCGGCAATGTCGGCATTGCATTTGCGATCCCCGCATCCACCGCGCGCACCGTGATCAACGATCTGATCGACAGCGGTTCGGTCGAGCGTGGCTGGCTTGGTGTGCAGATCCAGCCGGTTACCGCCGACATCGCTGAATCGCTTGGCCTCGCCGAGGCGCAGGGCGCGCTGATCACCGCACCGCAGGACGATGCTCCCGCCGCCAAGGCAGGCATCGAGGCCGGTGACGTGGTCACTGCAGTCGATGGCAACGCAGTCGAGGATCCGCGTGATCTGGCCAAGAAGATTGCGGCCATGGATCCGGGCAAGACGGTCGAGATCACTGTCTGGCGCAATGGCAAGAGCGAGGCGGTCGAGGTCGAACTGGGCTCGCTGCCGACAGAAGTCGCAGCGCTGAGCACAGATGAGGAGACCACGCCGAGCGCACCGCAGGCAGAAGCCACGCTGGACAGTTTCGGGCTCACCGTCGTCCCGGCCGAAACCGGCAGTGGCCTTCTGATCACCTCCGTGGCGCCCGACAGTGCGGCTGAGGAACGCGGACTGCAAGCCGGCGATGTGATCGTTGCGGTCAACAATCAGGACGTGGCCAATGCCGCCGATGTGGTCGGCATCATCGACGATGCCGCAAGCAACGGCCGCAAGGCAGCCCTGTTCCAGGTTGAGAACGAAGACCGGTCGCGCTTCGTGGCGCTGCCGATCGACCAGGGCTAA
- the ccmE gene encoding cytochrome c maturation protein CcmE: MNRKQKRLSIIAAGAVFLAGAAALVTSALQEQIVFFNSPSDVLAKPLEPGTRVRLGGLVEAGSVERGENSAVTFAVTDTNASVKVRYVGILPDLFREGQGVVTEGVFSPEEGTFMADMVLAKHDENYMPKEVADALKAQGVWKEGDPPPGVTVKETPVY; encoded by the coding sequence ATGAACCGTAAGCAGAAGCGATTGTCGATTATTGCCGCTGGTGCGGTGTTTCTCGCTGGAGCTGCGGCGCTGGTGACATCGGCGCTGCAAGAACAGATCGTGTTCTTCAACTCGCCCTCGGATGTTCTGGCCAAGCCGCTGGAGCCCGGGACCCGTGTCCGCCTGGGCGGGCTGGTGGAGGCTGGGTCGGTGGAACGCGGTGAAAACTCAGCCGTGACCTTCGCCGTCACCGACACCAATGCATCGGTCAAAGTGCGCTATGTTGGCATTCTGCCCGATTTGTTCCGGGAGGGGCAGGGTGTGGTCACCGAGGGTGTGTTCTCGCCGGAGGAGGGCACCTTCATGGCCGATATGGTGCTCGCCAAGCATGACGAGAACTATATGCCCAAGGAAGTCGCAGACGCGCTCAAAGCGCAGGGTGTCTGGAAGGAAGGCGATCCGCCACCGGGCGTGACCGTCAAAGAGACGCCGGTTTACTGA